A part of Curtobacterium sp. MCLR17_036 genomic DNA contains:
- the rmuC gene encoding DNA recombination protein RmuC, with amino-acid sequence MQILALVIGLLIGVAVGAVVAWSLARSRAGVDAAASRATAEGLRDQLDAVRRDAEERLDAQDAQYRRQVDSLERRSAELEHLVQRMHGADTARNQNESKVLSALSPVAQTLDAMRAKIAELEQSRSEQYGALSAQLRSAAESEERLRATADVLAGALSSNSTRGVWGETQLRNVVEAAGLLERVDFDVQSSVTTAVGTARPDMVVHLPGGKTIAVDAKVPFSAYLQAAEIPATATGAEAARRDQLVAQHVKALRAHIDALAAREYWTGYDASPELTIAFIPSESLISSALAADPGLLDHAFRKRIALASPVTLWSVLKTVAFSWQQDVVSQEAHELFKVSRELYGRLSTMAGHVDKLGRSIRGTVVDYNRFVGSLERQVLPSARRLSLLDESKVIADPASIEDEPRLLTAPELVGAVEDD; translated from the coding sequence ATGCAGATCCTCGCCCTGGTCATCGGACTCCTGATCGGCGTCGCCGTCGGTGCGGTCGTCGCCTGGTCGCTCGCCCGCTCGCGCGCGGGCGTCGACGCGGCCGCGTCCCGCGCCACCGCCGAGGGCCTGCGCGACCAGCTCGACGCCGTCCGCCGCGACGCCGAGGAGCGCCTCGACGCGCAGGACGCCCAGTACCGGCGGCAGGTCGACTCCCTCGAGCGGCGCTCCGCCGAACTCGAACACCTGGTGCAGCGGATGCACGGCGCCGACACGGCCCGCAACCAGAACGAGTCGAAGGTGCTCTCCGCGCTCAGCCCGGTGGCGCAGACCCTCGATGCGATGCGCGCGAAGATCGCCGAGCTCGAGCAGTCCCGGAGCGAGCAGTACGGCGCACTCTCCGCACAGCTGCGCTCCGCCGCGGAGTCCGAGGAACGACTCCGCGCCACCGCCGACGTCCTCGCCGGCGCCCTGTCGTCGAACAGCACCCGCGGCGTCTGGGGCGAGACGCAGCTCCGCAACGTCGTCGAAGCGGCCGGGTTGCTCGAACGCGTCGACTTCGACGTGCAGTCCTCCGTGACGACCGCCGTCGGCACCGCCCGCCCGGACATGGTCGTGCACCTGCCCGGCGGCAAGACCATCGCCGTCGACGCGAAGGTCCCGTTCAGCGCCTACCTGCAGGCCGCCGAGATCCCCGCGACCGCCACGGGGGCAGAGGCCGCTCGTCGTGACCAGCTCGTCGCCCAGCACGTCAAGGCACTCCGTGCGCACATCGACGCACTCGCCGCCCGCGAGTACTGGACCGGGTACGACGCCTCCCCCGAACTGACGATCGCGTTCATCCCGTCCGAGTCGCTCATCTCCAGCGCCCTCGCCGCCGACCCGGGCCTGCTCGACCACGCGTTCCGGAAGCGGATCGCGCTCGCGTCCCCGGTGACGCTCTGGTCGGTGCTCAAGACCGTGGCCTTCTCGTGGCAGCAGGACGTCGTCTCGCAAGAGGCACACGAGCTCTTCAAGGTGTCCCGCGAGCTCTACGGACGGCTGTCGACCATGGCCGGGCACGTCGACAAGCTGGGCCGATCGATCCGGGGCACCGTCGTCGACTACAACCGCTTCGTCGGCTCGCTCGAACGGCAGGTGCTGCCGAGCGCCCGACGTCTGTCACTGCTCGACGAGTCGAAGGTCATCGCCGACCCGGCGTCGATCGAGGACGAGCCACGACTGCTCACGGCGCCGGAACTCGTCGGCGCCGTCGAGGACGACTGA
- the iolC gene encoding 5-dehydro-2-deoxygluconokinase, producing the protein MTNEAPHAYDVITMGRVSVDVYPQQTGPLEDVSTFSKSVGGSATNVAIAAARHGADAAVITRTGNDPFGRYIARTLPEFGVANAFVETVEGLNTPVAFCEIFPPDDFPLYFYRAPKAPDLMITVKSLPLHEIERARIFWTTVTGLSEEPSRQAHHVANEARSAAASPTARHTVLDLDYRSMFWSSPEAATREVAVALEHATVAVGNREECEVAVGETDPVRAADALLDRGVEIAIVKQGPRGVLAKTRDEFVEFRPHHIDVVNGLGSGDGFGGALVHGLLQGWGLERTLAFCNAAGAIVATRFECSTAMPTSDEVEQFLQDNPTEEAVDA; encoded by the coding sequence ATGACGAACGAAGCACCCCACGCCTACGACGTGATCACGATGGGACGCGTCAGCGTCGACGTCTACCCGCAGCAGACCGGCCCGCTCGAGGACGTCTCGACCTTTTCGAAGTCCGTCGGCGGCAGCGCCACGAACGTCGCGATCGCAGCAGCCCGGCACGGAGCCGACGCCGCGGTCATCACCCGCACGGGCAACGACCCGTTCGGCCGGTACATCGCCCGGACCCTGCCGGAGTTCGGCGTCGCGAACGCCTTCGTCGAGACGGTCGAGGGGTTGAACACCCCGGTTGCGTTCTGCGAGATCTTCCCGCCGGACGACTTCCCGCTGTACTTCTACCGTGCCCCGAAGGCGCCGGACCTGATGATCACCGTGAAGTCCCTGCCGCTGCACGAGATCGAGCGGGCGAGGATCTTCTGGACCACGGTGACGGGCCTGAGCGAGGAGCCGAGCCGCCAGGCGCACCACGTGGCGAACGAAGCGCGAAGCGCCGCCGCGTCCCCGACCGCCCGGCACACCGTGCTCGACCTCGACTACCGGTCGATGTTCTGGTCGAGCCCCGAGGCCGCGACGCGCGAGGTCGCCGTCGCGCTCGAACACGCCACGGTGGCCGTCGGCAACCGCGAGGAGTGCGAGGTCGCCGTGGGCGAGACCGACCCCGTCCGCGCCGCCGACGCCCTGCTCGACCGCGGCGTCGAGATCGCGATCGTCAAGCAGGGTCCGAGGGGCGTGCTGGCGAAGACCCGCGACGAGTTCGTCGAGTTCCGGCCGCACCACATCGACGTCGTGAACGGGCTCGGCTCGGGCGACGGCTTCGGCGGCGCGCTCGTCCACGGACTGCTGCAGGGCTGGGGGCTCGAACGGACCCTCGCGTTCTGCAACGCCGCCGGCGCGATCGTCGCCACCCGGTTCGAGTGCTCGACCGCGATGCCGACGAGTGACGAGGTCGAGCAGTTCCTGCAGGACAACCCCACGGAGGAGGCCGTCGATGCCTGA
- a CDS encoding deoxyribose-phosphate aldolase: MPEISTADFARLRDVRAGQPELVRAALDARRKRSLLADDGRLFIVAADHPARGALAVRDDESAMADRYDLLERLVTALGRPGVDGVLGTPDVLEDLALLGALDDKVVVGSMNRGGLRGATFEMDDRYTAYSAQAIKDSGLDFGKLLVRIALQDPGTAPTLEATARAVSEAAALRLPIMLEPFMSAWQDGRVVNDLTADAVITSMAIAAGLGESSAYSWLKIPVVDDMERVMAATTLPTLLLGGDPSSRPLETYGRWADALALPGVRGLVVGRTLLYPPDGDVATAVDVAAGLVHTQEARAGSSTGTHDPAARLHGTTTMDSSVPEGSNA, from the coding sequence ATGCCTGAGATCAGCACCGCCGACTTCGCGCGGCTGCGGGACGTCCGCGCCGGGCAGCCCGAGCTCGTGCGGGCTGCGCTCGACGCCCGGCGCAAGCGCTCCCTGCTGGCCGACGACGGCAGGCTCTTCATCGTGGCCGCCGACCACCCGGCGCGCGGTGCCCTGGCCGTCCGGGACGACGAGTCCGCCATGGCCGACCGGTACGACCTGCTCGAGCGGCTCGTCACGGCGCTCGGTCGCCCCGGGGTGGACGGGGTGCTCGGCACGCCGGACGTCCTCGAGGACCTCGCGCTCCTGGGCGCCCTCGACGACAAGGTCGTGGTCGGCTCGATGAACCGCGGGGGCCTGCGGGGCGCGACGTTCGAGATGGACGACCGCTACACGGCGTACTCGGCGCAGGCCATCAAGGACTCGGGGCTGGACTTCGGCAAGCTGCTGGTGCGCATCGCCCTGCAGGACCCGGGCACCGCCCCGACCCTCGAGGCCACGGCGCGGGCGGTCAGCGAGGCGGCCGCGCTCCGGCTGCCGATCATGCTCGAGCCGTTCATGTCGGCGTGGCAGGACGGCCGGGTGGTCAACGACCTGACCGCCGACGCCGTGATCACCTCGATGGCGATCGCCGCGGGGCTGGGGGAGTCGAGCGCGTACAGCTGGCTCAAGATCCCGGTCGTGGACGACATGGAGCGGGTGATGGCCGCGACGACGCTGCCGACCCTGCTGCTCGGCGGGGACCCGTCGTCGCGCCCGCTCGAGACCTACGGCAGGTGGGCCGACGCGCTGGCACTCCCCGGGGTGCGTGGCCTGGTCGTCGGACGCACGCTGCTGTACCCGCCGGACGGCGACGTCGCCACGGCCGTCGACGTGGCCGCGGGGCTCGTCCACACCCAGGAGGCCCGTGCCGGGTCCTCCACAGGAACCCACGACCCAGCCGCTCGGCTCCACGGCACCACCACCATGGACTCGTCCGTCCCGGAAGGAAGCAACGCATGA
- a CDS encoding CoA-acylating methylmalonate-semialdehyde dehydrogenase has protein sequence MTTTETATTTIGHWIDGARVASTSGNTAPVYDPALGVVTKQVALANEEEIRAAIASAKAAFPAWSNLSLSKRQQILFAFREVLNRDKAELAEIITSEHGKVIDDALGEIARGQEVVELATNIPSLMKGEFSDQVSTGIDVYSIRQPLGVVGIISPFNFPAMVPLWFLPIAIAAGNTVVLKPSEKDPSAAIWLASKFREAGLPDGVFNVLNGDKLSVDGLLTSPDVESISFVGSTPIAQYVYETGTKHGKRVQALGGAKNHMLVLPDADLDLVADNAINAGFGSAGERCMAISVVVAVEPVADELIEKITERAATLRIGDGRRGCDMGPLVTEQHRDTVASYIEVAEQDGAVVVVDGRTVRPDGDENGFWLGPTLIDRVPTTSRVYTEEIFGPVLSVVRVQSYEEGLELINSGAYGNGTAIFTNDGGAARRFQRDVQVGMIGINVPIPVPVAYYSFGGWKNSLFGDHKAYGADGVSFFTRQKAITSRWLDPSHGGINLGFPSNG, from the coding sequence ATGACCACCACCGAGACCGCCACCACGACCATCGGGCACTGGATCGACGGGGCGCGGGTCGCGTCGACGTCCGGCAACACAGCCCCCGTGTACGACCCGGCGTTGGGCGTCGTGACGAAGCAGGTGGCCCTGGCGAACGAGGAGGAGATCCGGGCGGCGATCGCGAGCGCGAAGGCGGCGTTCCCGGCGTGGAGCAACCTGTCGCTGTCGAAGCGGCAGCAGATCCTCTTCGCGTTCCGCGAGGTCCTCAACCGCGACAAGGCGGAGCTCGCCGAGATCATCACGAGCGAGCACGGCAAGGTGATCGACGACGCCCTCGGCGAGATCGCCCGCGGGCAGGAGGTCGTCGAGCTCGCGACGAACATCCCGAGCCTCATGAAGGGCGAGTTCTCGGACCAGGTCTCGACCGGCATCGACGTCTACTCGATCCGCCAGCCGCTCGGCGTCGTCGGCATCATCAGCCCGTTCAACTTCCCCGCCATGGTGCCGCTGTGGTTCCTGCCGATCGCGATCGCCGCCGGCAACACCGTCGTGTTGAAGCCGAGCGAGAAGGACCCGAGCGCTGCGATCTGGCTCGCGTCGAAGTTCCGGGAGGCAGGGCTGCCGGACGGCGTGTTCAACGTCCTCAACGGCGACAAGCTGAGCGTCGACGGCCTCCTCACGAGCCCCGACGTCGAGTCGATCTCCTTCGTCGGGTCGACGCCGATCGCGCAGTACGTCTACGAGACCGGCACGAAGCACGGCAAGCGCGTGCAGGCCCTCGGCGGCGCGAAGAACCACATGCTCGTCCTGCCCGACGCCGACCTCGACCTCGTCGCGGACAACGCCATCAACGCGGGCTTCGGCTCCGCGGGCGAGCGCTGCATGGCGATCTCGGTCGTCGTCGCCGTGGAGCCCGTGGCCGACGAGCTCATCGAGAAGATCACGGAGCGCGCCGCGACCCTGCGCATCGGCGACGGTCGTCGCGGGTGCGACATGGGCCCACTCGTGACGGAGCAACACCGTGACACGGTCGCCTCGTACATCGAGGTCGCAGAGCAGGACGGTGCGGTGGTCGTGGTGGACGGCCGCACCGTCCGACCCGACGGCGACGAGAACGGCTTCTGGCTCGGCCCGACGCTGATCGACCGGGTCCCCACCACGAGCCGCGTCTACACCGAGGAGATCTTCGGCCCGGTGCTCTCGGTCGTCCGGGTCCAGTCCTACGAAGAGGGCCTCGAGCTCATCAACTCCGGCGCGTACGGCAACGGCACCGCCATCTTCACGAACGACGGCGGTGCGGCCCGACGGTTCCAGCGCGACGTGCAGGTCGGCATGATCGGCATCAACGTCCCGATCCCGGTGCCCGTCGCCTACTACTCGTTCGGTGGCTGGAAGAACTCGCTGTTCGGCGACCACAAGGCGTACGGGGCCGACGGCGTGAGCTTCTTCACCCGCCAGAAGGCGATCACGAGCCGCTGGCTCGACCCGTCGCACGGCGGCATCAACCTCGGCTTCCCGTCGAACGGCTGA
- the iolB gene encoding 5-deoxy-glucuronate isomerase, with protein sequence MDGRVAGWAHTGLRTGALTDGGELRLPADAVERIVVPLAGSFTVAYDDTTQALDGRASVFEGPTDVLYLGSGTAARITGSGRLAVAEAPTATVKPTTYVARQDVPVELRGAGQSSRQVHNFGTPAALDADRFIVCEVITPAGNWSSYPPHKHDTSVPGAESDLEEIYYYESAVARGVSAPATADPFALHRTYASDDRAIDEFRQVRTGDIALVPYGWHGPAVAAPGYDMYYLNVMAGPDPERVWNITDDPAHGWVRQTWESEQLDPRLPYRKESSR encoded by the coding sequence ATCGACGGCCGTGTCGCGGGGTGGGCGCACACCGGTCTGCGGACCGGCGCGCTGACCGACGGGGGCGAGCTGCGCCTCCCGGCCGACGCCGTGGAACGCATCGTCGTCCCCCTCGCCGGCAGCTTCACCGTGGCGTACGACGACACGACACAGGCCCTCGACGGACGCGCCAGCGTCTTCGAGGGACCGACCGACGTCCTGTACCTCGGTTCCGGGACGGCGGCGCGGATCACCGGATCCGGTCGGCTCGCGGTCGCCGAGGCGCCCACCGCGACCGTCAAGCCGACCACGTACGTGGCCCGGCAGGACGTGCCGGTGGAGCTCCGCGGCGCCGGGCAGTCCAGCCGGCAGGTGCACAACTTCGGCACCCCGGCGGCGCTCGACGCGGACAGGTTCATCGTGTGCGAGGTGATCACGCCGGCCGGCAACTGGTCGTCGTACCCGCCGCACAAGCACGACACCTCCGTGCCCGGCGCGGAGTCGGACCTCGAGGAGATCTACTACTACGAGTCCGCGGTCGCGCGCGGGGTCTCCGCACCGGCCACCGCCGACCCGTTCGCCCTGCACCGGACGTACGCATCCGACGACCGTGCGATCGACGAGTTCCGACAGGTGCGGACCGGCGACATCGCTCTCGTGCCGTACGGCTGGCACGGACCCGCGGTCGCGGCGCCGGGCTACGACATGTACTACCTCAACGTGATGGCCGGGCCAGACCCGGAGCGCGTCTGGAACATCACCGACGACCCGGCGCACGGCTGGGTCCGCCAGACGTGGGAGAGCGAGCAGCTCGACCCGCGCCTGCCCTACCGGAAGGAGTCCTCCCGATGA